A single window of Hyla sarda isolate aHylSar1 chromosome 2, aHylSar1.hap1, whole genome shotgun sequence DNA harbors:
- the LOC130356627 gene encoding potassium voltage-gated channel subfamily A member 2 codes for MTVATGDPSDEASALPGHPQDSYDPDPDHECCERVVINISGLRFETQLKTLSQFPETLLGDPKKRMRYFDPLRNEYFFDRNRPSFDAILYYYQSGGRLRRPVNVPLDIFSEEIRFYELGEEAMEIFREDEGFIKEEERPLPDNEYQKQVWLLFEYPESSGPARIIAIISVMVILISIVSFCLETLPVFRDENEDMHGSAVNYYPYSNSTGRYQQSNTFTDPFFIVETLCIIWFSFEFLVRFFACPSKAGFFTNIMNIIDIVAIIPYFITLGTELAEKTEDGQQGQQAMSLAILRVIRLVRVFRIFKLSRHSKGLQILGQTLKASMRELGLLIFFLFIGVILFSSAVYFAEADERESQFPSIPDAFWWAVVSMTTVGYGDMVPTTIGGKIVGSLCAIAGVLTIALPVPVIVSNFNYFYHRETEGEEQAQYLQVTSCPKIPSSPDLQKSRSASTLSKSDYMEIQEGVNHSNEDFREKNLKTANCTLGNTNYVNITKMLTDV; via the coding sequence ATGACAGTTGCCACTGGAGATCCCTCAGATGAAGCATCAGCTTTGCCAGGTCACCCACAGGACAGCTATGACCCCGATCCCGATCATGAATGTTGCGAGAGAGTTGTTATTAATATTTCTGGCCTACGCTTCGAAACACAGCTCAAGACTTTATCCCAGTTTCCTGAAACATTGCTAGGGGATCCTAAAAAGAGGATGAGGTACTTTGATCCATTGAGGAATGAATATTTCTTTGACAGAAACAGACCAAGTTTTGATGCCATCCTTTATTATTACCAGTCGGGAGGCAGATTGAGGAGACCTGTGAATGTGCCCTTGGATATCTTCTCAGAAGAAATTCGATTTTACGAACTTGGTGAAGAAGCCATGGAGATCTTTAGGGAGGATGAAGGATTTATTAAGGAAGAGGAACGCCCTTTGCCAGATAATGAGTATCAGAAGCAAGTATGGCTTCTTTTTGAGTATCCTGAAAGCTCTGGCCCTGCTAGGATTATTGCCATTATCTCAGTTATGGTGATCTTAATCTCGATTGTGAGTTTTTGCCTTGAAACTTTGCCTGTTTTTAGGGATGAGAATGAGGACATGCATGGGAGTGCTGTAAATTACTATCCATATTCCAACAGTACAGGTCGCTACCAACAGTCCAATACCTTCACTGATCCATTCTTTATTGTTGAGACACTTTGCATTATATGGTTTTCATTTGAATTCTTGGTTCGCTTTTTTGCCTGTCCGAGCAAAGCTGGATTTTTTACCAATATAATGAATATCATTGACATAGTGGCTATCATTCCTTATTTTATAACGCTAGGTACAGAACTGGCAGAAAAAACGGAAGATGGGCAACAGGGTCAGCAAGCAATGTCTTTAGCAATTCTTAGAGTAATAAGACTGGTTAGAGTGTTTAGGATCTTCAAACTTTCCAGACATTCCAAGGGCCTTCAGATTCTGGGTCAAACACTCAAAGCTAGTATGAGGGAACTAGGTCTTCTAATATTTTTCCTCTTCATTGGTGTTATTCTTTTCTCCAGCGCTGTGTACTTTGCAGAGGCTGATGAGAGAGAATCTCAGTTTCCCAGCATCCCAGATGCCTTCTGGTGGGCTGTGGTTTCCATGACAACAGTAGGATATGGAGACATGGTCCCTACAACAATAGGTGGCAAAATAGTAGGCTCCCTCTGTGCAATTGCAGGCGTGTTAACCATTGCCTTACCAGTTCCTGTAATAGTGTCCAACTTCAATTACTTCTATCACAGAGAGACAGAGGGTGAGGAGCAAGCACAATATTTGCAAGTAACCAGCTGTCCAAAGATcccttcttcccctgaccttCAAAAAAGCAGAAGTGCCTCCACGCTAAGTAAATCTGATTACATGGAGATCCAAGAAGGAGTTAACCATAGCAATGAAGACTTTAGGGAGAAGAATTTAAAAACTGCAAATTGCACCTTAGGAAATACAAACTATGTAAATATAACCAAAATGCTGACTGATGTTTGA